The Mastacembelus armatus chromosome 24, fMasArm1.2, whole genome shotgun sequence sequence GTATaaggttgaatgtttgctttcCTATAGGGGCTGACATCTGCTCATTGTGTTTCAACCAGTTAAACCAGCCAAAGTGAATCGTTAACTTGGTAAATACTTAAACAGCACAGGTAATAATTTcttacaatgttttttttttttttttttttacagcatacAATCTGACTGTGTGAAATAGGACAAAATCAAAATGCAAGAAAAGTGATATCTTCTGGTTCAAGTAACTGAATGTGTGGCCCGTCTCTGGCATTCCAGTGTAATTGTGCTTGATAATCTACAACTTTTGTAGTGTTCTTATGAATTTGTAATAAATTGAGTAGTTAATGTTCACCATTGCTACTAAACTACTTTGTGTATAGAAGGAATGTATTTCAATGCTGCCCCAAAGTGACTTCGCCTGTTGTGCTGGCAAGTGTTCTTCTTTTTACAACTTGGTGTTACAGACCTCTAAAGGCTTACACCGGTTATATTAGTTTCCTTCGTGATAACCTTAAAACACTGCATATGCACTCaagtcatttagttttttttttatgtcccCTGCACAGTTTAGACTAACATATGTAGGAAAATGCCAGTGACCCCTTTTAAACCATTTATCACGTCAGCATAGGTCGGGCTGGCATAGAAGATGGAAAATCTGCCGCAGTCTGATTCCAGTTGCATTGATTTTGAGCACAGCAAATTGCTTATGAAAAACATACAGCGTGGGTGGTGTGCAGAGCTGGGGATATATTGTAGCTCTTAAAGAACGGCAGTCAGAATGTTAAGATAGCATCAGCTGTCAAGGTGACTCTGGCACTCTGCGTGTGTTGCCTGCTGGTTCCCAAAAATAGCTGATTTTTATGCCCTGCCCCTCCCTGCCTTTTTCTTTCACACTTTAGTCTCTCGCTCTTGTCTTCCTTTTCTTATCCGCTGCctctttattttcatcttgcatttgtttcttgttttcccACCCACCTCTTTCCACTTTACCCCTCaaactctccctctctgcctcaATCCTCCTTTCCCACCATTATTTTCTCCTTGCCTCTACCCTCCCTTCATCTGTCTCATTTTTCCCTCACTTTCTTCCttgatttcttttctctgtctctcttctgttCCCTCTCCAGATTTTGAACATCCACTGAACTTCCCCctgcatttcctgttttctttcacctcctcttaTTCCTCTTCTGCCTCACAACCTGTCTGTCTTGTCTCTCATCCAGCAGCAGGATGTCTGAGTTCAGTGAGGAGCCGCGCTTCACTATTGAGCAGATAGATCTGCTGCAGCGGCTGCGTCGCACTGGCATGACCAAGCAGGAGATTCTGCACGCGCTTGACACTCTGGACCGGCTGGACCGGGAGCATGGCGACAAGTTCGGCCGCCGcacctcatcttcctcctcttcctcgtccTCCTACGGAGTAGGCGGGGCAAACAGCTGCACCAACAATTCTGCCTCTAACACAACTACCCCATCTTTCAATAATAACAACACTGCCTCGGCAACCACCACCTCTTCCGTGTCATGCAATGGCAACAACGGTGGCATCAACAGCGGCGAGGTCAGCACCGTTGATCACTCTGCGGCCACCTCTTCTTCCACGACCTCTAAAATATCCACCGCCACGCAGACGCAGTTTAGCAGTGGTGGGGGACTCTCGCCGTCTCCTAGCAACAGCTATGACACCTCCCCGCCTCCAGGGCCACCACCACCTTCTGCTATCCTGCCATCACCGGTCTCCTTGGTGGCGCTGTCACAGAATGGGCGTGACAGCCTAGCTGCTACACCCAACGGGAAGCTGTCTCCTCCACGATATCCAGTGAACAGTGCGGCTGCAGCGCGGGCATTCGGGTTTGAAGCCACAGAAGAAGACCTGGACATTGACGATAAGGTGGAGGAGCTAATGAGGTCAGTGTTAACTGGACAAAGCGAGCTCTaacactttgtgttttataatgttCCGTTTGTCCTACTTGAGTTTGGTGGTCACAGAACTGGATGAGGTACCATCAGTATATTGGCTTTTTGCCAATCAGTATATTAGTATTTTTGCTATTGTGATAGACATGATTCACTCAGGTCAAAGTGTTTGAAATTAGTGGACTGTTCTCGCTGTATGAACAGTGAATGAATTAATGGATAGAAGAGTGAATGGGTGGACAAACGTCCAATAAATCCTCACAGTGGAAAAGCTGTAATCTATAAATGGCATTTGTGCTTgaaaatttaattgaaaataaatagtTGCTAATTAACTTTTTTCGGTGATgaaataattgattaatcacCTGATCATTACAGCTGctattttaatatatacatgtttaaaaaactTGGTCGAAGGTCAATTTTAAACATAAGTTTAGAAAACAGTCATACTATTTTTGATCATATAACATGAACTTGAACTTGAGTTTCCctacagttttaaaatgttttgttttagttttctgaGCACTTTAAAGACTTTTTCCTCTTACATCTAGTTGCTTCAAGGTTGGTCAACCTGCTAAGGTAGTGTAAATTCATGTCTGTTGCTATAGATTGTGTTCACCAGGATAATGGTTTTGCCATTTCAGTCTGACCTCATTTTTTGTTGCATTCATTGTCATTAGCGGGAAGGTAATAGTTGTACTAAAAAGGTCTTAATTGGATCTATAATTATGCTGGATGTTAAAACCCTGATGATCATTGCTGCATTAATGCCTTCATTATTTGTTTGGTTGCACTGATGCCAATGCAGCTGGGGGAGACTTGGTGTCACCTCAGTGAGAGAGGGTACCTTTAAGATGAAATTCTGCTTTGAGGTGCTGCagtcaaaacataaacatgttgCTTGCTCTGGGTTTCTCTGGTATGTTCAACATTATCTGGCAGTGTTCATTTCTGATTATTGTTGTGGCACTGGTTGGCTGACAGAAGCCagattttgtgtctgtgtccaaACAGATCTTTTCTCCAGTCAGTTCCTTGTTGTCTTCATTGTTAACAAACAGTACTGAAAATTGAAACAGGTCAAGACAATTGGTGTTTGGTGGGCCCAAAGTGAGACCTTCAAGAAAGCTACTGAGCTGGCCCAGAGTAGGCACAGCAATATGAATGGATTCAGCATTAGGTCTATAAACCGACAGAATGGTTGAAAACACTTATCACAAATTCATAAAACCTAAGGTGTCATCTCCACCTCTGTTGTCAAACCAATTAGCCAATTGCTAAAACACAAGTAAGAGAGAGGCTGGAACTTGTGAATGAAATTTGTTGCTGAATTAGTGCATCAAAAGTAGTGCAAACAAAATAGTTGATAGTTTAGTTGACTGGCTAACTTATTAAACCATAAATCGCTTTAGCTCCACTTACAGAAGCAGGGCTGAGCTTCTATTGCAGTCTATCTCAGTTTCTTCACTTAGTGAAtagcattgttgtttttttgttttttttaagtgcacCATCAAATAGCCAGAATAAGGATACaccactgaacagaaaaaaagacagaaaaggttcCTCTAAAAACTTTCCATTTTTGAGCACTGTAGCAGCACCACACGACAGCTGTGATTAGTTTTAGTGCAATTTATCTTGTACTATGCATCCTATAATGAAGTATCACAGTAACAGAGATGACCATGAATGTGTTCTTGGCAGCATTAAAAGGGAAGTATTCTGTGTGAGAGTGGAAAAACCTTCAGGGTTGAGGTTGATATTTTCTAAGAAGGAAGAAAAGCTTCTCAATTGTGCACCTCTGGAAACATTACATGAAATTACATACATTAACATCTGATTATATTAGGTTTGAATGTCAGTAGTTACTTAGACCTATTACTCTGACAGCTTCAGTGTTCGTAACCACAGTCCACGTTAcccacctcctctcttcttaacattttacacattagcCCTGTCCTATCACTGCTGTGGGCTCCTGCTGCCTTCCCACTGGCCCATATGAACAGTCAGAATAAGAACAGGCATTTAGAGCTCAGCCTCTATCCTGAGCACTGTGCTATCTGTCCCGTTACTCATTTATGCTGCCTCTGCATTAAATTACATGTCCTCTTTAGACAGCCCAAGAAGTTAAGTAGCGTTATAAAGCCCTCGTCCTCCCTGCCTGTAGGACTCTCCAGCGTCTCGCTTGGCAGGGCTGTGGGGGCGTGACATGAGGTTTCAGCTTGTCAACAATCCCACAGTGCCCTTCTGATTTTTCCTCACTCTTAAGTGCACATTTCTATCTCTGCAGGGGTTCGGCCTTTGAGTTGGCATCCAACACCCCCCACCTCCCTTCCACTTCCCACTCTTCCTCAGTCTTGTACAGCAGCTTGTGCTACATCGATTCACTGGTGTCAATACAAGCAGCGTTTTTAAGCTCTAATTTTAGCTGCGCTGCAAGAGGTTGGTGTGGAGGATATTGATGCTGGATGTCTAGAGTCGtgatgcattttcatttcagaaatatGCTAACCGAACGCTCAAGACTTTGATGCATTCTCCTTTTTTTGACTCTGTGCTTCTGGGATACTGACTGGTTCAAAGGTTGCAATGACTGTATGGTTGGAGCAGCAGTGGTGTttttgggggtgggggttaGAACTTCCTTttacaggaaaaaagaaaaaaaaaatgaaccatTAGTATGGATAACTGCACCAACTAGTTCACACATTTGACAGGTGTTCACAATCTGCACCAGGATGAGGAATTAAGCCAAGACAGTCACAAGCTTGTTGCGGTGTGTATAACTGTCTACGTATAGGGTAAGGGAGGGGATTGGGCTCGAAGCCAGAAAGCAGGGTGGGTACACTGTGTGACTGCACATGTTCACTCGCCACCCTCCACTCCTGCAAGTCggtacatgttttatttttttcctctgctgggGAGAGAGATAGTGgaaacattaaatacatttaaaaaatacagattaCGTGATcataattcagttcagtttaattcatAGTCATTGCGTTTGTGTTCCTCTGAAATGCAACACTTAAAACGCTGCCTCCATTTCATATGTTTCTCATGAATCGGCacaatgcaaaaacacaggttTGATTATTCGACATTAAAGAAAGACATCAGTCAATTTTAATGTATACCAAACAACTCCTCTTGAGTCTCATGTAGAAGAGCAGAGCATCAACAACAGAAGCTTACATGTCAGCATTTGTCGCTAATGCTGGGTAAATGATGAAACAGCAGCTTGCACCAGAATCAAACATGTAAAACCTttgaaataatgataaaataaaaggtGAAGTTGCCAGCAATCGCCCGTGCACTTTTCCATTGCTTACATATCTTTTGGACAAGACACTGTCACTTAGACTTCTGCATGCCTTACtaagtttattaaaaatcacTTGTTCTTTGTATGTTTGCCTCTGTTAAACCAAACATTCCTATCAAGATATATCCACTGAGTATGTTAAATAGTATAGCTGTGTTCTcatttgtgctgtgtgtgtgtgtgtttgcaggaggGACAGCAGTATGGTGAAAGAGGAGATTAAAGCGTTCCTGGGGAACAGGAGGATCTCTCAGGCAGTGGTGGCACAAGTTACCGGTTAGTAGCAGACATACTGACACACTGGAACAATGATCTTTATTTTAGGTGTTTTCTGTTGCAATCAAACTATCATTTTGGCTCCTGTGCACATATA is a genomic window containing:
- the hmbox1b gene encoding homeobox-containing protein 1 isoform X1; the protein is MSEFSEEPRFTIEQIDLLQRLRRTGMTKQEILHALDTLDRLDREHGDKFGRRTSSSSSSSSSYGVGGANSCTNNSASNTTTPSFNNNNTASATTTSSVSCNGNNGGINSGEVSTVDHSAATSSSTTSKISTATQTQFSSGGGLSPSPSNSYDTSPPPGPPPPSAILPSPVSLVALSQNGRDSLAATPNGKLSPPRYPVNSAAAARAFGFEATEEDLDIDDKVEELMRRDSSMVKEEIKAFLGNRRISQAVVAQVTGISQSRISHWLLQHGSDLSEQKKRAFYRWYMLEKTTPGATLNMRPAPLPLEEMEWRQTPPPLTTAPGTFRLRRGSRFTWRKECLAVMESYFNDNQYPDEAKREEIANACNAVIQKPGKKLSDLERVTSLKVYNWFANRRKEIKRRANIEATILESHGIDVQSPGGHSNSDDIDGNDFSEQACDLPYFDKRPLSRPFGLYRLEPTSPTQDDSTAHSEHQDPISLAVEMAAVNHTILALSRTGGVPNDIKTESLEDE
- the hmbox1b gene encoding homeobox-containing protein 1 isoform X4 yields the protein MSEFSEEPRFTIEQIDLLQRLRRTGMTKQEILHALDTLDRLDREHGDKFGRRTSSSSSSSSSYGVGGANSCTNNSASNTTTPSFNNNNTASATTTSSVSCNGNNGGINSGEVSTVDHSAATSSSTTSKISTATQTQFSSGGGLSPSPSNSYDTSPPPGPPPPSAILPSPVSLVALSQNGRDSLAATPNGKLSPPRYPVNSAAAARAFGFEATEEDLDIDDKVEELMRRDSSMVKEEIKAFLGNRRISQAVVAQVTGISQSRISHWLLQHGSDLSEQKKRAFYRWYMLEKTTPGATLNMRPAPLPLEEMEWRQTPPPLTTAPGTFRLRRGSRFTWRKECLAVMESYFNDNQYPDEAKREEIANACNAVIQKPGKKLSDLERVTSLKVYNWFANRRKEIKRRANIATILESHGIDVQSPGGHSNSDDIDGNDFSEQDDSTAHSEHQDPISLAVEMAAVNHTILALSRTGGVPNDIKTESLEDE
- the hmbox1b gene encoding homeobox-containing protein 1 isoform X3; translation: MSEFSEEPRFTIEQIDLLQRLRRTGMTKQEILHALDTLDRLDREHGDKFGRRTSSSSSSSSSYGVGGANSCTNNSASNTTTPSFNNNNTASATTTSSVSCNGNNGGINSGEVSTVDHSAATSSSTTSKISTATQTQFSSGGGLSPSPSNSYDTSPPPGPPPPSAILPSPVSLVALSQNGRDSLAATPNGKLSPPRYPVNSAAAARAFGFEATEEDLDIDDKVEELMRRDSSMVKEEIKAFLGNRRISQAVVAQVTGISQSRISHWLLQHGSDLSEQKKRAFYRWYMLEKTTPGATLNMRPAPLPLEEMEWRQTPPPLTTAPGTFRLRRGSRFTWRKECLAVMESYFNDNQYPDEAKREEIANACNAVIQKPGKKLSDLERVTSLKVYNWFANRRKEIKRRANIEATILESHGIDVQSPGGHSNSDDIDGNDFSEQDDSTAHSEHQDPISLAVEMAAVNHTILALSRTGGVPNDIKTESLEDE
- the hmbox1b gene encoding homeobox-containing protein 1 isoform X2, with translation MSEFSEEPRFTIEQIDLLQRLRRTGMTKQEILHALDTLDRLDREHGDKFGRRTSSSSSSSSSYGVGGANSCTNNSASNTTTPSFNNNNTASATTTSSVSCNGNNGGINSGEVSTVDHSAATSSSTTSKISTATQTQFSSGGGLSPSPSNSYDTSPPPGPPPPSAILPSPVSLVALSQNGRDSLAATPNGKLSPPRYPVNSAAAARAFGFEATEEDLDIDDKVEELMRRDSSMVKEEIKAFLGNRRISQAVVAQVTGISQSRISHWLLQHGSDLSEQKKRAFYRWYMLEKTTPGATLNMRPAPLPLEEMEWRQTPPPLTTAPGTFRLRRGSRFTWRKECLAVMESYFNDNQYPDEAKREEIANACNAVIQKPGKKLSDLERVTSLKVYNWFANRRKEIKRRANIATILESHGIDVQSPGGHSNSDDIDGNDFSEQACDLPYFDKRPLSRPFGLYRLEPTSPTQDDSTAHSEHQDPISLAVEMAAVNHTILALSRTGGVPNDIKTESLEDE